The Aeoliella mucimassa genome includes the window CCGGCCGATCTGGGAGCGGTGGGTCCTCCGCCGGTCGACAATCTGTCGCAGGAAATCCTCGGCGAGTCGCTGTTGTCGCGGGCGGGGCTCGACGCCCAGCGTCGCGGGCGCGGAAGCGGGAGCACGCCGCGCCGGTACGATCCCACGAACAACGATGCCGGACAGATCGACACCCCCGACAAGCCGGTTTAGACGTATGACGGTTGTCGTTAGTTCGTCGCCTACTCGCACCTCGCCCAACCAATCCGGCTGGCACGGCGGCTAACCTATGTCTCGCAAGAAGAAGAAAATCCGTGCGTCGTTTCGCAAGAACCGCGAGGTGCGGACCCGCGAGAACGACCTAACGCGCTCGTTCGGCGAGTCCGACGCCGAAGACCATCTGAAGGCCGAACGCATCAGCGGAAAAGGCTCGTTAAGCCGTAAACGCACGGTCGCCGGCGGCGAGCTGATCGAAGACGAAGCAGGCTCGTACATCCTGCCCGATGTGGATACCACCATCTGCCGCGAAGGTCGAGTGCTTCGCGTGCAGGGTCTGGTGAGCATCGTTCGCGACGACCAGGGCCAGCAGTTCCGCTGCGCCACGCGGCGGTTACTCAAGACCCTGTCGACCGACCAGCGACATGTGGTCGCAGCCGGCGATCACGTCTGGTTCCGTCCCGAAGGGGATGGCGAGGGCATCATCGAGCGGGTTGAGCCTCGCCATGGGCTGCTGAGCCGCACGAGCCGGGGCCGCCAACACGTGCTCGTGGCCAACGTCGACCAGATGATCATCGTCGCCAGCGCGGCCGAGCCCCGCATCAAGCCGAATCTCATCGACCGCTACCTGCTCACGGCCGAAAAAACCGAGATCCGCCCGGTAGTCTGCATCAACAAAATCGACCTGCTCGACCCCGCGGAGCTCATGCCGCTGGTGGGGGTCTATAGCCAGCTCGGCTACCAGGTGCTGCTGGTCTCAGCCACAACAGGGCAGAACGTCGCTCAACTGCGGGCGTTGCTGAGCGATCGCAACAGCGTGCTGACCGGACAGAGCGGCGTCGGCAAATCGTCGCTGCTGAACGCCATCGAACCTGGCCTTGGCCTGCGGGTGCAGACCGTGAGTGCCGAGTCGCAGAAGGGTCGTCATACGACGACCACCGCTGAGCTGTTTCCCCTGGAGTGCGGCGGCCACGTGATCGATACGCCCGGCATCCGCCAATTCCAGCTGTGGGACGTGATTCCCGAGGAAGTAGCCGGCTTTTTCCGCGAGCTCCGCCCGTACGTGAGCCAGTGTCGGTTTCCCGACTGCACCCACACCCACGAGGCGTTCTGCGCGGTGAAAGACGCGGTGGCCGACAACCGGCTCGACTTCCGCCGGTACGAGAGCTATATGCAAATCCAGGCGGGAGACGAAGTTTAACCCCGCTGCGAACCGCGGAAACCTGCTTTTCGCCGCCGGTTTGCCCGATTCCCGAGGCCAGGTTCCTGCGATTTCCCTCCCGGGAATAGTTTGGCACCGGCGGTTCGAGAGATTATGCTGGAGAGATAGGGTGGACGTGCGCCGCTATTTAGCCTGGCGCTCCACGCCTCTTCCGGAACAATCCTACCCCCTGAATATCTGCCTGTCGGAGCGGAATCGATGCTGACTCACCTATCCCGTACTTCCCTGCTGTTCGCCGCTATTCTGCTGGCTGCCGGTTCCCCTAGCTGGGCTGACACCGAGGCCGAAACCACGGCTCCCGAAGCGGCTCCCGCGGTGGAAGAAAAGGCAACCGAAGTCGAAGAAGCTCCTGCCGCCGAAGAAGCGGAACCTGCCCCGGCGGTTGAAGACGTGGCCGAAGACGCGATTGTCGACCTTTTCGAAGCTCGCGAAGCGGGCCAAATCGAAGTGAAGTTCATCGCTAAGAGCGATCACGAAGGCCGTATCCTCATCACCAACAAGCTGCCGCACGGCGTGAAGGTCAGAATGCCCGAAGCGTTCGTCGGCGACCCGGTCGTTGCCCAGTTCGGCGGCGGTGGCGGCATGGGTGGCGGCGGTGGCGGTTTCGGCGGCGGCGGTGGCGGTGGTAACCAAAGCGTCGGCGGTGGCGGCGGTGGTATGGGCGGCGGCGGCATGGGTGGCGGCGGCGGCGTTTTCAGCGTTGCTCCCGAACGCATCACCAAGATCGAAGTACCACTGTTGTGCCTGGACCACGGCAAGAAGGATCCTTCGAGCAGCAAGCCTTACAATCTGCGTCCCGTCGATCCATCGAGCGATCGCCCCGAAGTCATCGAACTGCTCAAGGCTTTCGGTAAGGGTCAACTGCAGCACAACGCTGCCCAAGCGGCTGCCTGGCACTTGAACAACGACCTGTCGTGGCAGGAACTCGCTGCCAAGCTCACCGGCACCCGTCGTAACATCAGCCGTTCGCCTTACTTCAGCCGTTTCGAGCTACAGGCCGCTTACGCCTACGCCAACGAAGCTGCCCGCCTGGCGAGCGAAGCCGAAGTCACCACACCTGGCGACACTTACGAAAGCAAGTAACCGCGGCTACCGCGGATCAGGCAGCCGCATCGAGTATGCCCTTACGCAACTGCGTAAGTAGCTGCCGGATCTCCGCCCGATAGTCGTCGCGTTCGAGTCGCCACTTCGACTCCTCCGCCTCGAAGTGCATTTGCTGCCGATCAAGCTCCTGTTCGCGAGCAATGAGTCGGCTGGCCTGCTGTTCAATTTCTTTTTCGCGGCGGCGCTGCCATTCCTGGAATTGCGTCCGCCGCGTTTCTATTTGCACGTGCTCTTCGGACAGTTCGTTGCGGAACTGCTCCAGCTCGTCCTTGCGCTCGTACAGCTCGCGCAACTGCTCTTCGTAGTGATCGGCCAGGCGATTTCGCGTTTGGGCGATGCTTCGCGTCAGGCTCGCCGGCGACAAGGCTCCGGTGAGCTGCGCCCAGGTCTCTTCGGTGGCCAGACGCATTTCGAGCACTTCTCGCTGGCTGGCTTCCAGCTCTTGCCGTAGGTTGGTGAGCGATTGCTCGCGTTGATCGAGCTCTCCCTCGCGTTGATCCAGTTCCTTGGTTCGGCGAGCCACCTGCTGGCGGAACGCCTCCTGCTCGCCGATCAGTTTCTGGCGGTCGCTCCGCAGCTGTTCGGTCGCGTTGCGATATTCGTCGTCGAGTTCCTGACGACGCTGGGCGAGCTTCTGCGAGTCTTCCTTCAGCAGTTGCTCGGCCTGGTCAAGATACTTGGTGCGCGTTTCGAACTCGGCTGCTTGGACATCAAGGGCCTGCATCCGTTCGTGGGTAACGCCCATCTGCTCGAATCGCTTCACCGCGGTTTCGATCTCCTGCCGTCGCAAAGCGAGCTGCATCTCGCGACTCCGCAGTTCGGCATCGCGATGCTCGATCTCTTCACCCCGCCGATGGAGCTTCGCCCGACGGTCGTCAAGCTCGGCCGCTTGCTCGGCAATGTCCTGCCGCTCGTCGGCCAGCGAGCGATGCCGCCGCTCGACCGACTCTTCGATCTCCTTCAGATGCACTTCGTGCGCGGCGAGCCGTTCGACCTTCTGCTCCAGCTCAGCACGATCTTGCGTGAACTGCTCCAACTGTTGATACAGCGATGCCTGGCGGGCATCGAGGTCGCGTTGGCGACGTTCGAGCTCCGCGGCGACTTCCGGATCGAGCTCGGCCACCACGGGCGGCGGATTGTCGATCGCAGCTTCGCGCTCGTTGAGTTCTCGTTCGCGCTCTTCAAACCACATGCGGGCGGTGCGAACTTTGCTCTCGATGTCGGCCTCTTGGGCGGCCAGCATCGCTGCTCGGCGGTCGATGTCCGACTGGCGGCG containing:
- the rsgA gene encoding ribosome small subunit-dependent GTPase A; translation: MSRKKKKIRASFRKNREVRTRENDLTRSFGESDAEDHLKAERISGKGSLSRKRTVAGGELIEDEAGSYILPDVDTTICREGRVLRVQGLVSIVRDDQGQQFRCATRRLLKTLSTDQRHVVAAGDHVWFRPEGDGEGIIERVEPRHGLLSRTSRGRQHVLVANVDQMIIVASAAEPRIKPNLIDRYLLTAEKTEIRPVVCINKIDLLDPAELMPLVGVYSQLGYQVLLVSATTGQNVAQLRALLSDRNSVLTGQSGVGKSSLLNAIEPGLGLRVQTVSAESQKGRHTTTTAELFPLECGGHVIDTPGIRQFQLWDVIPEEVAGFFRELRPYVSQCRFPDCTHTHEAFCAVKDAVADNRLDFRRYESYMQIQAGDEV
- a CDS encoding coiled-coil domain-containing protein, producing the protein MTDQPSSSPADTTARIDAPHAVRPARAEAAAAKPVMVAAAASDDLQPQATTQEPIERHAAELAEQLQRRQSDIDRRAAMLAAQEADIESKVRTARMWFEERERELNEREAAIDNPPPVVAELDPEVAAELERRQRDLDARQASLYQQLEQFTQDRAELEQKVERLAAHEVHLKEIEESVERRHRSLADERQDIAEQAAELDDRRAKLHRRGEEIEHRDAELRSREMQLALRRQEIETAVKRFEQMGVTHERMQALDVQAAEFETRTKYLDQAEQLLKEDSQKLAQRRQELDDEYRNATEQLRSDRQKLIGEQEAFRQQVARRTKELDQREGELDQREQSLTNLRQELEASQREVLEMRLATEETWAQLTGALSPASLTRSIAQTRNRLADHYEEQLRELYERKDELEQFRNELSEEHVQIETRRTQFQEWQRRREKEIEQQASRLIAREQELDRQQMHFEAEESKWRLERDDYRAEIRQLLTQLRKGILDAAA